In Macaca nemestrina isolate mMacNem1 chromosome 11, mMacNem.hap1, whole genome shotgun sequence, a single window of DNA contains:
- the LOC105492422 gene encoding vesicle transport protein SFT2C: MADLHRQLQEYLAQGKGGGPAAAEPLLAAGKAEEPGDGPAGAWLGRAGLPWTWARSPGESAAAGPACLPSVTRGQRLAAGGGCLLLAALCFGLAALYAPVLLLRARKFALLWSLGSALALAGGALLRGGAACGRLLRCEEAPSRPALLYTAALGATLFAALGLRSTLLTVLGAGAQVAALLAALVGLLPWGGGTALRLALGRLGRGAGLTKVLPV, encoded by the coding sequence ATGGCGGACCTCCACCGCCAGTTGCAGGAGTACCTGGCGCAGGGGAAAGGGGGCGGCCCGGCGGCCGCGGAGCCGCTGCTCGCCGCGGGGAAGGCGGAGGAGCCCGGGGACGGGCCGGCGGGGGCGTGGCTGGGCCGCGCGGGCCTACCCTGGACCTGGGCGCGGAGCCCTGGGGAGTCGGCGGCTGCGGGCCCGGCGTGCCTGCCCAGCGTGACGCGCGGGCAGCGGCTGGCGGCGGGCGGCGGGTGCCTGCTGCTGGCGGCACTCTGTTTCGGCCTGGCCGCGCTCTACGCGCCGGTGCTGCTGCTGCGCGCGCGTAAGTTCGCGCTGCTCTGGTCGCTGGGCTCGGCGCTGGCGCTGGCGGGAGGCGCGCTGCTGCGGGGCGGCGCGGCGTGCGGGCGGCTGCTGCGCTGCGAAGAAGCGCCGTCCCGGCCCGCGCTGCTCTACACGGCAGCGCTGGGCGCCACGCTGTTCGCCGCGCTGGGCCTGCGCAGCACGCTGCTCACGGTGCTGGGCGCGGGCGCGCAGGTAGCCGCGCTGCTGGCCGCGCTGGTCGGGCTGCTGCCCTGGGGCGGCGGCACCGCGCTGCGCCTCGCGCTGGGTCGCCTGGGCCGCGGCGCCGGCCTCACCAAGGTGCTGCCCGTGTGA